In Acidimicrobiia bacterium, a genomic segment contains:
- a CDS encoding TIGR03560 family F420-dependent LLM class oxidoreductase, which produces MPRFGLQLPNFTFGGATDEIFPRVAELAAAGEDAGFASVWVMDHLYQLPALGGADQPMLEAYTLLGALAARTTRAELGTLVTGVTYRNPALVAKIVTTLDVISGGRAVLGIGAAWHDEEHAGLGFEFPADRERLDRLEEAVQICRAMFTEEAPSFDGRYYRIERARNVPRPVRPGGPPIMIGGGGEKRTLRLVARYADRCNVSGDLATVRHKLAVLRDHCVSVGRDPASITTTRLGSLFLAPTPAAAEETRQMITSAAGADFVASATIGTEDEITEQVAAILDAGVQEPIFNLPYADVATVRRVGALLTERFPALR; this is translated from the coding sequence GTGCCCCGCTTCGGCCTGCAGCTGCCGAACTTCACCTTCGGGGGGGCGACCGACGAGATCTTCCCCCGGGTGGCCGAGCTGGCCGCGGCCGGCGAGGACGCGGGCTTCGCGTCCGTCTGGGTGATGGACCACCTCTACCAGCTGCCCGCGCTCGGTGGCGCCGACCAGCCCATGCTCGAGGCGTACACGCTGCTCGGCGCGCTCGCAGCGCGCACGACCCGAGCCGAGCTCGGCACGCTCGTCACCGGCGTCACGTACCGCAACCCCGCGCTCGTGGCCAAGATCGTCACCACCCTCGACGTCATCTCGGGCGGGCGGGCCGTCCTCGGGATCGGCGCCGCCTGGCACGACGAGGAGCACGCCGGCCTCGGGTTCGAGTTCCCCGCGGACCGGGAGCGCCTCGACCGGCTCGAGGAGGCGGTGCAGATCTGCCGGGCCATGTTCACCGAGGAGGCCCCGAGCTTCGACGGCCGCTACTACCGGATCGAGCGGGCGCGGAACGTGCCGCGACCGGTTCGGCCCGGCGGCCCGCCGATCATGATCGGGGGCGGCGGCGAGAAGCGGACGCTGCGCCTCGTGGCCCGGTACGCCGACCGGTGCAACGTGTCGGGCGACCTCGCCACCGTCCGCCACAAGCTTGCGGTGCTCCGCGACCACTGCGTCAGCGTGGGCCGGGACCCAGCGTCGATCACCACCACCCGGCTCGGGTCGCTCTTCCTCGCCCCGACGCCGGCCGCGGCGGAGGAGACCCGCCAGATGATCACGAGCGCCGCCGGCGCTGACTTCGTCGCCAGCGCGACGATCGGCACCGAGGACGAGATCACCGAGCAGGTGGCGGCGATCCTCGACGCCGGGGTCCAGGAGCCGATCTTCAACCTGCCCTACGCCGACGTCGCCACCGTGCGTCGGGTCGGCGCCCTGCTCACCGAGCGGTTCCCGGCGTTGCGGTAG
- a CDS encoding carboxymuconolactone decarboxylase family protein translates to MDAGERRARGEAMYREVLGREPPAAVDPYTGAGVLDTVFSELWSRPGLSRKERRLITLTCAGAASAPVAIEGHLRAALDSGDLTVEEVQEFILHFAFYAGWPKAASMHQVLEDLRAR, encoded by the coding sequence ATGGACGCAGGCGAGCGCCGGGCGCGCGGCGAGGCGATGTACCGGGAGGTGCTGGGCCGTGAGCCGCCGGCCGCAGTCGACCCGTACACCGGCGCGGGTGTCCTCGACACCGTCTTCAGCGAGTTGTGGAGCCGGCCGGGCCTGTCGAGGAAGGAGCGCCGCCTCATCACGCTGACCTGCGCCGGCGCCGCGTCGGCGCCGGTCGCCATCGAGGGGCACCTCCGGGCTGCGCTCGACAGCGGCGACCTGACGGTCGAGGAGGTGCAGGAGTTCATCCTCCACTTCGCCTTCTACGCCGGGTGGCCGAAGGCGGCATCGATGCACCAGGTGCTCGAAGACCTGAGGGCCCGGTGA